From a single Pseudomonas serboccidentalis genomic region:
- a CDS encoding urease accessory protein UreD, translating into MNLALPTALFTPSWHAELELAYARFGDCTRPVQRRHLGPLRVQKHLYAEGPEVCQHIIVHPPGGIAGGDRLNISARVEAHAWAQITSPGAAKWYRATGPAYQQLDLKVAAGATLEWLPQETIVYSAAQAELTTSIELEGDARLFYWDVVALGRPASGERFDLGHFQAHLDIRRDGHLLWHERQRIGGNDGLLDSPIGLDGNPVFATLLVTGEIDAELLERCRSLSHEVRGDLTQLPGLLVARCLASEALLARAWLIDLWRLLRPALLGREAQPPRIWST; encoded by the coding sequence ATGAATCTAGCGCTTCCCACTGCCCTGTTTACCCCGAGCTGGCACGCCGAGCTGGAGCTGGCCTACGCCCGCTTCGGCGACTGCACGCGCCCGGTTCAACGCCGGCACCTCGGCCCGCTGCGGGTGCAAAAGCACCTGTACGCCGAAGGCCCCGAGGTCTGCCAGCACATCATCGTCCACCCACCGGGCGGGATCGCCGGCGGTGACCGGCTGAACATCAGCGCCCGCGTCGAAGCGCACGCCTGGGCGCAGATCACCAGCCCCGGCGCGGCCAAGTGGTATCGCGCGACGGGGCCGGCGTATCAGCAACTCGACCTGAAAGTAGCCGCCGGCGCGACGCTGGAATGGCTGCCACAGGAAACCATCGTCTACAGCGCCGCCCAGGCGGAACTCACGACCTCGATCGAGCTTGAGGGTGACGCGCGACTGTTCTACTGGGACGTGGTGGCGCTGGGGCGTCCGGCCAGTGGCGAACGCTTCGACCTTGGGCATTTCCAGGCGCATCTGGATATTCGCCGCGACGGCCACTTGCTCTGGCACGAGCGCCAGCGCATCGGCGGCAATGACGGGTTGCTCGATTCGCCCATCGGCCTGGATGGCAACCCGGTGTTTGCGACGCTGTTGGTCACCGGTGAAATCGATGCCGAGCTGCTGGAACGTTGTCGCTCGCTGAGCCATGAAGTGCGTGGGGATCTGACGCAGTTGCCGGGGTTGCTGGTTGCCCGCTGCCTGGCGAGCGAGGCACTGCTGGCCCGCGCCTGGCTGATCGACCTGTGGCGCCTGTTGCGCCCGGCGCTGCTCGGCCGCGAGGCCCAGCCGCCAAGAATCTGGAGCACCTGA
- the urtE gene encoding urea ABC transporter ATP-binding subunit UrtE, whose product MLQVDKLHQYYGGSHILRGLSFDVKVGEVTCLLGRNGVGKTTLLKCLMGLLPAKEGAVNWEGKAITTLKPHQRVHAGIAYVPQGREIFGRLTVEENLLMGLSRFPGSEAKEVPGFIYELFPVLLQMKQRRGGDLSGGQQQQLAIGRALASRPRLLILDEPTEGIQPSVIKEIGAVIKTLAARGDMAILLVEQFYDFAAELADQYLVMSRGEIVQQGRGENMEAEGVRGLVTI is encoded by the coding sequence ATGCTGCAAGTCGACAAGCTGCACCAGTACTACGGCGGTAGCCACATCCTGCGTGGCCTGAGCTTTGACGTGAAGGTCGGCGAAGTCACCTGCCTGCTCGGGCGCAACGGTGTGGGCAAGACCACCCTGCTCAAATGCCTGATGGGCCTGTTGCCGGCCAAGGAAGGCGCGGTGAACTGGGAGGGCAAAGCGATCACCACGCTCAAGCCGCACCAGCGCGTACACGCCGGTATCGCCTATGTGCCACAGGGCCGGGAAATCTTCGGCCGGCTGACCGTGGAAGAAAATCTGCTGATGGGTTTGTCACGGTTTCCCGGCAGCGAAGCGAAAGAAGTCCCAGGTTTCATCTACGAACTGTTCCCGGTGCTGCTACAAATGAAGCAGCGCCGCGGTGGCGACCTCTCCGGCGGCCAGCAACAGCAACTGGCGATCGGTCGCGCACTGGCCAGCCGCCCGCGTTTGCTGATCCTCGACGAACCCACCGAAGGCATTCAACCGTCGGTGATCAAGGAGATCGGCGCGGTGATCAAGACACTCGCGGCCCGTGGCGACATGGCGATTTTGCTGGTGGAGCAGTTCTACGATTTCGCTGCGGAGCTGGCCGATCAGTACCTGGTGATGTCCCGGGGCGAGATCGTGCAGCAGGGTCGCGGGGAAAATATGGAGGCCGAAGGTGTACGAGGTCTGGTAACGATTTAA
- a CDS encoding sensor histidine kinase codes for MRLSEFILANIEPIVDEWEQFAATITPAADYLDSTALRDHASAILRAAARDMSKPQSPAEQAAKAKGEGPEKTPSLDEAGASHGELRHTVGFDLVQMTSEFRHLRACVIRLWVDSLKAPDMAYFQDMIRFNEAIDEALAESTAAYAEQVNHSRDIFLAILGHDLRAPLQAVSMSTELLLRKSSLEGDALTCALHIKRGARHMAAMVSDLLELVRGRLGRSLPIEPVPMDMADAAWAAIAEACAGNPECDPKLNVNGDTRGTWDAGRIDQLLQNLIGNALQHGANKRDVTLNISAQGENVCLSVHNHGTPIPEEALGTIFDPLVRSADEELGQPSTSLGLGLFIVKEVVSAHGGTIEVSSNEADGTLFSVVLPRKV; via the coding sequence ATGCGTCTATCCGAGTTCATCCTGGCCAATATCGAGCCTATCGTCGATGAGTGGGAACAGTTCGCCGCGACCATCACGCCGGCCGCCGACTACCTGGATTCCACGGCCCTGCGCGATCACGCCAGCGCCATCCTGCGGGCCGCGGCCCGCGACATGAGCAAGCCGCAGAGCCCTGCCGAACAGGCCGCCAAAGCCAAGGGCGAAGGCCCGGAAAAGACCCCGAGCCTGGACGAGGCCGGCGCCAGTCATGGCGAGCTGCGCCACACCGTGGGTTTTGATCTGGTGCAGATGACCTCCGAGTTCCGCCATCTGCGCGCTTGTGTGATCCGCCTGTGGGTCGACAGCCTCAAAGCCCCGGACATGGCCTATTTTCAGGACATGATCCGCTTCAACGAAGCCATCGACGAAGCGCTGGCCGAATCGACCGCCGCCTACGCCGAACAGGTCAATCACTCGCGGGACATCTTCCTCGCCATCCTCGGTCATGACCTGCGCGCGCCCTTGCAGGCAGTGAGCATGTCCACTGAACTGCTGTTGCGCAAATCCAGCCTGGAGGGCGATGCCCTGACCTGTGCCCTGCACATCAAGCGTGGCGCTCGGCACATGGCGGCGATGGTCAGCGACTTGCTGGAGCTGGTGCGCGGTCGTCTAGGTCGATCCTTGCCGATCGAGCCGGTGCCAATGGACATGGCCGATGCCGCATGGGCGGCGATTGCCGAGGCGTGCGCCGGTAATCCGGAGTGCGATCCGAAGCTCAATGTGAACGGCGACACGCGCGGTACCTGGGATGCCGGTCGAATCGACCAGTTACTGCAGAACCTGATCGGTAATGCCTTGCAGCACGGAGCCAACAAGCGCGATGTCACCCTCAATATCAGTGCTCAGGGCGAAAACGTCTGCCTGTCGGTGCACAACCACGGCACACCGATTCCCGAAGAGGCGCTCGGAACGATCTTCGACCCGTTGGTGCGCAGCGCCGACGAGGAGCTCGGGCAGCCATCGACCAGCCTCGGGTTGGGGTTGTTTATCGTCAAGGAAGTGGTGAGTGCCCATGGCGGCACCATCGAAGTCAGCTCGAACGAGGCTGACGGGACGCTGTTCAGCGTGGTGTTGCCGAGAAAGGTTTAA
- the urtD gene encoding urea ABC transporter ATP-binding protein UrtD, producing MRVTATAEFMLEPAFFPVEPNKDEGTSRDSIGLGQRVGPGLDTRHGTILTLEDISVSFDGFRALNNLNLYIGVGELRCIIGPNGAGKTTLMDVITGKTRPSHGKAWFGETLDLTQMSEVQIAQAGIGRKFQKPTVFEALSVFENLELAQKTDKSVWASLRARLSGEQRDRISEVLETIRLTTSVNRAAGLLSHGQKQFLEIGMLLMQDPQLLLLDEPVAGMTDAETEFTAELFKSLAGKHSLMVVEHDMGFVGSIADHVTVLHQGSVLAEGSLEQVQENERVIEVYLGR from the coding sequence ATGAGAGTGACAGCGACTGCCGAATTCATGCTGGAACCGGCGTTCTTTCCCGTCGAACCGAACAAGGATGAAGGCACCAGCCGCGACTCGATAGGCCTCGGCCAGCGGGTCGGTCCGGGCCTCGACACCCGCCACGGCACGATCCTGACTCTGGAAGACATCAGCGTCAGCTTCGACGGCTTCCGCGCGCTGAACAATCTGAACCTGTACATCGGCGTCGGCGAATTGCGCTGCATCATCGGCCCCAACGGCGCGGGCAAGACCACGCTGATGGACGTGATCACCGGCAAGACCCGCCCCAGCCACGGCAAGGCGTGGTTCGGCGAAACCCTGGACCTGACGCAGATGAGCGAAGTGCAGATTGCCCAGGCCGGGATCGGGCGCAAGTTCCAGAAGCCGACGGTGTTCGAAGCGTTGAGCGTGTTTGAAAACCTTGAGCTGGCGCAGAAGACCGACAAGTCGGTGTGGGCCAGTCTGCGTGCGCGTTTGAGCGGCGAGCAGCGCGATCGCATCAGCGAAGTGCTGGAGACCATTCGCCTGACCACCTCGGTCAATCGCGCGGCGGGCTTGCTGTCCCACGGCCAGAAGCAGTTTCTGGAGATCGGCATGCTGCTGATGCAGGACCCGCAACTGTTGCTGCTCGACGAACCGGTGGCGGGCATGACCGACGCCGAAACCGAATTCACCGCCGAGCTGTTCAAGTCGCTGGCCGGCAAGCATTCGCTGATGGTGGTGGAGCACGACATGGGCTTCGTCGGCTCGATTGCCGACCACGTCACCGTGTTGCATCAGGGTAGCGTGCTGGCGGAAGGCTCACTGGAGCAGGTGCAGGAAAACGAGCGGGTGATCGAGGTCTACCTCGGCCGCTGA
- a CDS encoding GNAT family N-acetyltransferase — protein MTYTIRDALHADLPAIRDIYNDAVLNTTAIWNESAVDLGNRQAWFSARQAQAYPILVIVDGDNAVLGYASFGDWRPFDGFRHTVEHSVYVRSDQRGNGLGPQLMSSLIERAKACDKHVMVAAIESGNAASIRLHERVGFSITGQMPQVGTKFGRWLDLTFMQLTLNPGAQPPVANKE, from the coding sequence ATGACTTACACCATTCGCGATGCCCTGCACGCCGACCTGCCGGCGATCCGCGACATCTACAACGACGCGGTGCTCAACACCACAGCGATCTGGAACGAGTCGGCGGTCGACCTCGGTAACCGCCAGGCCTGGTTCAGTGCGCGCCAGGCCCAGGCTTACCCGATTCTGGTGATTGTCGACGGCGACAATGCGGTGCTCGGCTACGCTTCATTCGGTGACTGGCGGCCGTTCGACGGTTTCCGCCACACCGTCGAGCATTCTGTCTACGTGCGCAGCGACCAGCGCGGCAACGGTCTCGGCCCGCAATTGATGAGCTCGCTGATCGAACGGGCGAAAGCCTGTGACAAACACGTGATGGTCGCCGCCATTGAAAGTGGCAACGCCGCTTCCATTCGTCTGCACGAACGCGTCGGTTTCAGCATCACCGGGCAGATGCCGCAAGTCGGCACCAAGTTCGGCCGCTGGCTCGACCTGACGTTCATGCAACTGACCCTCAATCCTGGCGCACAGCCGCCGGTGGCCAACAAGGAGTGA
- a CDS encoding GNAT family N-acetyltransferase, whose translation MNPAQLRRVNAESFAHYRQGLIDLLLDAVGYGASVGFMADLDAAQARAYFDDVQQQVNKGSVLLWVVVKDEEVQASVQLGLCQKANGLNRAEVQKLLVREQARRRGLGQQLMNALELEARQHKRGMLYLDTEAGSPAEDFYKALGYTRAGEIPDYACDPHGTYRPTALYYKILQGARP comes from the coding sequence ATGAACCCCGCTCAACTGCGACGCGTCAATGCGGAAAGTTTTGCGCACTATCGTCAGGGCCTGATTGATCTGCTGCTCGACGCCGTGGGCTATGGCGCCAGTGTCGGCTTCATGGCCGACCTCGATGCCGCACAGGCCCGCGCCTATTTCGATGATGTGCAGCAACAAGTGAACAAGGGCAGCGTGTTGCTCTGGGTGGTGGTCAAGGACGAAGAGGTGCAGGCCAGTGTGCAGTTGGGCCTGTGTCAGAAGGCCAACGGCCTCAATCGCGCCGAAGTGCAGAAACTGCTGGTGCGTGAGCAGGCGCGCCGGCGCGGCCTCGGTCAGCAATTGATGAATGCGCTGGAACTCGAAGCCCGTCAGCACAAGCGCGGCATGCTCTACCTCGACACCGAAGCCGGCTCCCCCGCCGAAGATTTCTACAAAGCCTTGGGTTACACCCGAGCCGGCGAAATCCCCGACTACGCCTGCGACCCGCACGGCACCTATCGACCGACCGCCCTCTATTACAAGATTCTGCAAGGAGCCCGGCCATGA
- a CDS encoding chaperone modulator CbpM, with translation MSSPLIVHLDMAEFCEAADLSDVYVIEIVEHGILEPQGAQPREWRFTDYELSLAKRAAKLRRDLELEWEGVALALNLLEEVQELRAENRMLRQRLGRLVVE, from the coding sequence ATGAGCAGCCCCCTGATCGTTCATCTGGACATGGCAGAATTCTGTGAGGCGGCCGATCTGTCGGACGTCTACGTGATCGAAATCGTCGAGCACGGCATCCTCGAACCTCAGGGCGCGCAGCCCCGGGAATGGCGTTTCACCGACTACGAGCTGAGTCTGGCCAAGCGCGCCGCCAAGTTGCGGCGCGACCTTGAGCTTGAGTGGGAGGGCGTCGCGCTGGCGCTGAATCTGCTGGAGGAAGTGCAGGAGCTGCGGGCCGAGAACCGCATGCTGCGCCAGCGCTTGGGGCGGTTGGTGGTCGAGTAG
- a CDS encoding urease subunit beta — MIPGQYLIQPGDIELNVGRRTVSLKVANSGDRPIQVGSHYHFFETNDALTFDRAASRGMRLNIPAGTAVRFEPGQSREVELVEYAGLRRVFGFAGRVMGDLD, encoded by the coding sequence ATGATTCCCGGCCAGTACCTGATCCAGCCCGGCGACATCGAACTGAATGTCGGCCGCCGCACCGTCAGCCTGAAAGTCGCCAACAGCGGTGACCGGCCGATCCAGGTCGGCTCGCACTATCACTTTTTCGAAACCAACGATGCGCTGACCTTTGATCGCGCCGCCAGCCGAGGCATGCGCCTGAACATCCCGGCCGGGACCGCCGTGCGCTTCGAGCCGGGGCAAAGCCGCGAGGTCGAACTGGTGGAGTACGCCGGGCTTCGCCGGGTGTTCGGTTTTGCCGGGCGGGTGATGGGTGATCTCGACTGA
- the ureA gene encoding urease subunit gamma — MDLTPREKDKLLIFTAGLVAERRLARGVKLNYPEAMAYISAALLEGARDGQTVAELMHFGTTLLSREQVMEGIPEMIPEIQVEATFPDGTKLVTVHQPIV, encoded by the coding sequence ATGGACCTGACCCCACGCGAAAAAGACAAGTTACTGATCTTCACCGCCGGCCTCGTCGCCGAGCGGCGCCTGGCGCGCGGTGTGAAGCTCAATTACCCGGAAGCCATGGCCTACATTTCCGCCGCGCTGCTTGAAGGTGCCCGGGATGGCCAGACCGTGGCCGAGCTGATGCACTTCGGCACCACCCTGCTGAGCCGCGAGCAAGTGATGGAAGGCATCCCGGAAATGATCCCGGAGATCCAGGTCGAAGCGACGTTCCCCGACGGCACCAAACTGGTCACCGTCCACCAACCGATCGTCTGA
- the ureC gene encoding urease subunit alpha, whose translation MKISRNAYADMFGPTVGDKVRLADTELWIEVEKDFTTYGEEVKFGGGKVIRDGQGQSQLLAAEVVDTLITNALIIDHWGIVKADVGLKDGRIAAIGKAGNPDVQPNITIAIGASTEVIAGEGMILTAGGIDTHIHFICPQQIEEALMSGVTTMIGGGTGPATGTNATTCTSGPWHLARMLQAADAFPMNIGLTGKGNASLPEPLIEQVKAGAIGLKLHEDWGTTPASIDNCLSVADQYDVQVAIHTDTLNESGFVETTLGAFKGRTIHTYHTEGAGGGHAPDIIKACGFANVLPSSTNPTRPFTRNTIDEHLDMLMVCHHLDPSIAEDVAFAESRIRRETIAAEDILHDLGAFSMISSDSQAMGRVGEVITRTWQTADKMKKQRGPLPQDGEGNDNFRAKRYIAKYTINPAITHGISHEVGSVEVGKWADLVLWRPAFFGVKPTLILKGGAIAASLMGDANASIPTPQPVHYRPMFASYGGSLHATSLTFISQAAQEAGLPEALGLKKKIAVVKGCREVQKTDLIHNDYLPNIDVDPQTYQVKADGVLLWCEPAETLPMAQRYFLF comes from the coding sequence ATGAAGATTTCCAGAAACGCCTACGCCGACATGTTCGGCCCCACCGTCGGCGACAAGGTGCGCCTGGCGGACACCGAACTGTGGATCGAAGTCGAAAAAGACTTCACCACCTACGGCGAAGAAGTGAAGTTCGGTGGCGGCAAAGTGATCCGCGACGGCCAGGGCCAGAGTCAGTTGCTCGCGGCCGAAGTGGTCGACACCTTGATCACCAACGCGCTGATCATCGACCACTGGGGCATCGTCAAAGCGGACGTCGGCCTCAAGGACGGGCGCATCGCCGCGATCGGCAAGGCCGGCAACCCGGACGTGCAGCCCAACATTACCATCGCCATCGGCGCCAGCACCGAAGTGATCGCCGGTGAAGGCATGATCCTCACCGCTGGCGGCATCGACACCCACATCCACTTCATCTGCCCGCAGCAGATCGAAGAAGCGCTGATGAGCGGCGTCACCACCATGATCGGCGGTGGCACCGGACCTGCCACCGGCACCAACGCCACCACCTGCACCTCCGGGCCGTGGCACCTGGCGCGCATGCTCCAGGCCGCCGATGCGTTCCCGATGAACATCGGCCTCACCGGCAAGGGCAACGCCAGCCTGCCGGAGCCGTTGATCGAGCAGGTCAAGGCCGGCGCCATCGGCCTCAAGTTGCACGAAGACTGGGGCACCACCCCGGCAAGCATCGACAACTGCCTGAGCGTCGCCGACCAGTACGATGTGCAGGTGGCGATCCACACCGACACCCTCAACGAATCGGGTTTCGTCGAAACCACCCTTGGCGCCTTCAAGGGCCGCACCATCCACACCTACCACACCGAGGGTGCCGGTGGCGGCCACGCGCCGGACATCATCAAGGCCTGCGGTTTCGCCAACGTGCTGCCGAGTTCGACCAACCCGACCCGGCCGTTCACCCGCAACACCATCGACGAACACCTCGACATGCTGATGGTCTGCCACCACCTCGACCCGAGCATCGCCGAAGACGTGGCGTTCGCCGAGAGCCGCATCCGCCGCGAGACGATTGCTGCCGAAGACATCCTTCACGACCTCGGCGCGTTCTCGATGATCAGCTCCGACAGCCAGGCCATGGGCCGTGTCGGCGAAGTCATCACACGCACCTGGCAGACTGCCGACAAAATGAAAAAACAGCGCGGCCCGCTGCCTCAGGACGGCGAAGGCAACGACAACTTCCGCGCCAAACGCTACATCGCCAAGTACACGATCAACCCGGCGATCACCCATGGCATCAGCCATGAAGTGGGATCGGTGGAAGTCGGCAAATGGGCGGATCTGGTGCTGTGGCGTCCGGCGTTTTTCGGCGTGAAACCGACGCTGATCCTCAAGGGCGGTGCGATCGCTGCCAGCCTGATGGGCGACGCCAACGCGTCGATTCCAACCCCGCAACCGGTGCACTACCGCCCGATGTTCGCCAGCTACGGCGGCTCGCTGCACGCCACCAGTCTGACCTTCATCAGCCAGGCGGCCCAAGAGGCCGGACTGCCCGAAGCCCTGGGTCTGAAGAAGAAAATCGCTGTGGTCAAAGGCTGCCGCGAGGTGCAGAAAACCGACCTGATCCACAACGACTATCTGCCGAACATCGACGTCGACCCGCAGACCTATCAGGTCAAGGCCGACGGCGTGCTGCTGTGGTGTGAGCCGGCGGAAACCCTGCCAATGGCCCAGCGTTATTTCCTGTTCTGA